The Triticum aestivum cultivar Chinese Spring chromosome 7B, IWGSC CS RefSeq v2.1, whole genome shotgun sequence genome window below encodes:
- the LOC123163126 gene encoding protein transport protein Sec61 subunit gamma-like produces MDAVDSMVDPLREFAKDSVRLVKRCHKPDHKEFTKVAARTAIGFVVMGFVGFFVKLIFIPINNIIVSSG; encoded by the exons ATGGACGCCGTCGACTCTATGGTGGATCCCCTCCGCGAGTTTGCCAAGGACAGCGTCCGCCTCGTCAAGCGCTGCCACAAGCCCGACCACAAGG AGTTCACCAAGGTGGCGGCGCGGACGGCGATCGGGTTCGTCGTCATGGGGTTCGTCGGCTTCTTCGTCAAGCTCATCTTCATCCCCATCAACAACATCATCGTCAGCTCCGGCTAG
- the LOC123160021 gene encoding exopolygalacturonase: protein MAFRNVAMRVLLLLAVVSAAYAAKGKAEKKESADGPAASGPAASGEGGEYDITKLGAKPDGTTDCTEAVEEAWASACGSTGNPTIIIPKGDFLTGALNFTGPCKGDGLNIKLEGNLLASNDLAKFKSNWIEIMRVKKLSITGKGNIDGQGKAVWTKNSCQKNYNCKILPNSLVLDFCDDALIEGISIINSKFFHMNIFQCKGVTVKDVKVNAPGDSPNTDGIHMGDSSNVSIIDTTIGVGDDCISIGPGSTQVNISGVTCGPGHGISIGSLGRYKDEKDVTDITVKNCVLKGSTNGLRIKSYEDAMSPLVASKIHYENIEMDDSGYPIIIDQKYCPNKLCTSKGDADRVTVKDVTFKNITGTSATPEAVSLLCSEKKPCEGVTMSDVKIEYSGKNNKTMTVCTHVKVTATGVDKANTCDA, encoded by the exons ATGGCGTTCAGGAACGTTGCGATGAGAGTCTTGTTGCTCCTGGCGGTGGTGAGCGCGGCATATGCTGCCAAAGGCAAGGCGGAGAAGAAGGAGAGCGCAGATGGTCCGGCGGCGTCCGGTCCGGCGGCGTCCGGTGAGGGCGGGGAGTACGACATCACCAAGCTCGGCGCCAAGCCCGACGGCACAACAGACTGCACCGAG GCGGTGGAGGAGGCATGGGCCTCGGCATGCGGTAGCACCGGGAACCCGACCATCATCATCCCCAAGGGTGATTTCCTGACTGGAGCTCTGAATTTCACGGGGCCGTGCAAGGGCGACGGACTCAACATCAAGCTGGAAGGCAACCTACTAGCTTCCAACGACCTGGCCAAGTTCAAGTCTAACTGGATCGAGATCATGCGCGTGAAGAAGCTCTCAATCACCGGCAAAGGCAACATCGACGGTCAGGGCAAGGCCGTCTGGACCAAAAACAGCTGCCAAAAGAACTACAACTGCAAGATATTGCCAAAC TCGTTGGTGCTGGACTTCTGCGACGACGCGCTCATCGAAGGCATCTCTATCATCAATTCCAAGTTCTTCCACATGAACATCTTCCAGTGCAAGGGCGTGACCGTCAAGGACGTGAAGGTGAACGCGCCCGGGGACAGCCCCAACACCGACGGCATCCACATGGGCGACTCGTCCAATGTCAGCATCATCGACACCACCATCGGCGTTGGCGACGACTGCATCTCCATTGGCCCCGGCTCCACACAAGTCAACATCAGCGGTGTGACCTGTGGCCCAGGCCATGGTATCAGCATTGGCAGCCTCGGGAGGTACAAGGACGAGAAGGACGTGACCGACATCACCGTCAAGAACTGCGTGCTCAAGGGCTCCACCAATGGCCTCCGCATCAAGTCGTACGAGGACGCCATGTCACCCCTCGTAGCATCCAAGATCCACTACGAGAACATCGAGATGGACGACTCGGGCTACCCGATCATCATCGACCAGAAGTACTGCCCCAACAAACTTTGCACCTCTAAGGGCGACGCCGACAGGGTCACCGTCAAGGACGTTACCTTCAAAAACATCACCGGCACCTCCGCCACCCCCGAGGCCGTCAGCCTGCTCTGCTCCGAAAAGAAGCCCTGCGAAGGCGTCACAATGTCCGACGTCAAGATCGAGTACTCCGGCAAGAACAACAAGACCATGACTGTCTGCACCCACGTCAAGGTCACCGCCACGGGAGTCGACAAGGCCAACACATGCGACGCCTGA